From a region of the Salminus brasiliensis chromosome 4, fSalBra1.hap2, whole genome shotgun sequence genome:
- the noto gene encoding homeobox protein notochord, with the protein MQPSARAHALYGHADCTATAAKPHVGKSFTIDALLARPEHAERSRTGSFRGVLSNAHSQSAMLPMCPPLPHYMYSPSFVHTQPGYPVYCCPPYGYHATCRSAVYSQDAALAKAGALPHYKHKAGKSKRMRTSFTNEQLSRLEKEFARQQYMVGSERFLLASALQLTEAQVKVWFQNRRIKWRKQSLEQQQAKLAKLGLAGPPKSPGSQGREDEGDEDEHDFTEDSEVDVDIDDSLND; encoded by the exons ATGCAACCCTCGGCGCGAGCTCACGCTCTTTACGGACATGCGGACTGCACAGCCACGGCGGCCAAACCGCACGTAGGGAAATCATTCACCATTGACGCGCTGCTGGCGAGGCCTGAGCATGCGGAGCGCTCCAGGACTGGGTCCTTCAGGGGCGTGTTGAGCAATGCGCACAGCCAAAGCGCAATGCTTCCGATGTGCCCACCGCTCCCGCACTACATGTACAGCCCGAGCTTCGTGCACACGCAGCCCGGTTACCCGGTCTACTGTTGCCCTCCATACGGCTACCATGCCACCTGCCGCAGCGCCGTTTACTCACAAG ATGCAGCCCTGGCTAAAGCAGGCGCGCTCCCGCACTACAAGCACAAGGCCGGCAAGTCCAAGAGGATGCGCACGAGCTTTACCAACGAGCAGCTCTCGCGCCTGGAGAAGGAGTTCGCACGCCAGCAGTATATGGTGGGCTCGGAGCGATTTCTGCTAGCGTCCGCATTGCAGCTCACAGAGGCACAG GTCAAAGTGTGGTTCCAAAACAGACGCATCAAGTGGAGGAAGCAAAGTCTAGAGCAGCAACAGGCCAAACTGGCCAAGCTGGGCCTCGCAGGACCACCCAAAAGCCCCGGCTCTCAGGGCCGTGAGGATGAGGGAGATGAGGACGAGCACGACTTCACCGAAGACTCAGAGGTGGACGTGGACATCGACGATTCACTGAACGACTGA